From a single Callithrix jacchus isolate 240 chromosome 5, calJac240_pri, whole genome shotgun sequence genomic region:
- the FAAP100 gene encoding Fanconi anemia core complex-associated protein 100 isoform X3: MQLFERPSPGEDPRPGGQISEVELSTYTPPAGVPGKPAAPHFLPVLCCVSPSGSRVPHNLGGSGGFSLEDALFGLLFGADATLLQSPVVLCGLPDGQLSCVILKALVTSSSAPGDPNGLVKILHHLEEPVIFIGALKTESQAAEAAENLLPDEDVHSDCLVALGHLGRMLAIKASWDESGKLVPELREYRLPGPVLCATCGGGGLVYHSTPSDLCVVDLSRGSTPLSAEQPDEGPGGLPPVLCPASLNICSVVSLSASPRMQEGGTELLALSAKGRLLTCTLDLESEMPGSARMTAESAGRKIKELLSGIGNVSERVSFLKKAVDQRNKALTSLNEAMNVSCALLSSGAGPRPISCTTSTTWSRLQTQDVLMATCVLDNRSDFSLDQGWTLCIQVLTSSRALDLDSACSAITYTIPVDRLGPGTQREVTLPLGPGEDGGLDLPVTVSCTLFYSLREVVGGALAPSDSEDPFLDECPSDVLPEQEGVCLPLSRYTVDMLQCLRFPGLAPPHTRAPSPHGPPSDPVATFLEACREPGGQLAGPTSLRAEYLPPSVASIKVSAELLRAALEDGHSGVPLCCATLQWLLAENAAVDVVRARALSSIQGVAPDGADVHLIVREVAMTDICPAGPIQAVEIQVESSSLADMCRAHHAVIGRMQTMVTEQAAQGSSAPDLRVQYLRQIHANHETLLREVQTLRDRLCTEDEASSCATAQRLLQVYRQLRHPSLVLL; the protein is encoded by the exons ATGCAGCTGTTTGAGCGGCCCTCTCCAGGGGAGGACCCCCGGCCAGGAGGCCAGATCAGTGAAGTGGAGCTGTCCACCTACACCCCCCCAGCCGGGGTCCCAGGAAAGCCTGCAGCCCCCCACTTCCTCCCAGTGTTGTGCTGTGTGTCACCGTCAGGCTCCAGGGTCCCACACAACCTCGGGGGCTCCGGCGGCTTCTCGCTGGAGGACGCCCTCTTTGGTCTCCTCTTTGGAGCTGATGCCACCCTCCTGCAGTCACCTGTGGTCCTCTGTGGTCTCCCTGATGGCCAGCTCTCCTGTGTGATCCTGAAGGCCCTGGTCACCTCCAGCTCAGCCCCTGGTGACCCAAATGGTCTTGTCAAGATCCTCCATCACCTGGAGGAGCCTGTCATCTTCATAGGGGCCCTGAAGACAGAGTCACAGGCTGCAGAAGCTGCAGAGAATTTGCTGCCCGACGAGGATGTGCACTCTGACTGCCTGGTGGCCCTTGGTCACCTGGGCCGGATGCTGGCCATCAAGGCCAGCTGGGATGAGTCCGGGAAGCTGGTGCCTGAGCTGCGGGAGTACCGCCTCCCAGGCCCTGTGCTCTGTGCCACCTGTGGTGGGGGTGGCCTCGTGTACCACAGCACCCCTTCTGACCTCTGTGTAGTGGATCTGTCTCGGGGAAGCACCCCACTGAGCGCTGAGCAGCCCGATGAAGGCCCAGGAGGCCTGCCCCCTGTGCTATGCCCAGCCAGCCTGAACATCTGCAGCGTCGTCTCACTGTCTGCGTCTCCCAGGATGCAGGAAG GTGGCACTGAGCTCCTGGCCCTGTCTGCCAAAGGCCGCCTGCTGACCTGCACCCTGGACCTGGAATCAGAGATGCCTGGCTCAGCCAGGATGACTGCGGAGAGTGCAGGCCGGAAGATTAAGGAGCTGCTGTCTGGAATAGGCAATGTCTCTGAGAG AGTATCTTTTCTGAAGAAAGCAGTTGACCAGCGGAACAAGGCCCTGACAAGCCTCAACGAGGCCATGAACGTGAGCTGTGCACTCCTGTCGAGTGGTGCGGGTCCCAGGCCCATCTCCTgcaccaccagcaccacctgGAGCCGCCTGCAGACACAGGACGTGCTGATGGCCACCTGTGTGCTAGACAACCGCAGCGACTTCAGCCTGGACCAGGGTTGGACCCTGTGCATCCAGGTGCTCACCAGCTCCCGTGCCCTCGACCTGGACTCGGCCTGCTCGGCCATCACCTACACCATCCCCGTGGACCGGCTTGGCCCTGGCACTCAGCGGGAGGTGACGCTACCTCTGGGCCCTGGTGAGGATGGCGGGCTCGACCTGCCTGTGACCGTATCCTGCACACTCTTTTACAGCCTCAGGGAGGTGGTGGGCGGGGCCCTGGCCCCTTCGGACTCTGAGGACCCCTTTTTAGATGAGTGCCCCTCCGACGTGCTGCCCGAGCAAGAGGGTGTCTGCCTGCCCCTGAGCAGGTACACGGTGGACATGCTGCAATGCCTGCGCTTCCCTGGCCTGGCCCCGCCACACACACGGGCCCCCTCCCCACATGGCCCCCCAAGTGACCCTGTGGCCACTTTTCTGGAAGCTTGTCGTGAGCCTGGCGGCCAGCTAGCAGGACCCACCTCCCTGCGGGCCGAGTACCTGCCCCCATCTGTGGCCTCCATCAAGGTGTCAGCGGAGCTGCTCAGGGCTGCATTGGAGGACGGCCACTCAG GCGTGCCCCTGTGCTGTGCCACCCTGCAGTGGCTCCTGGCTGAAAATGCTGCTGTGGATGTTGTGAGGGCCCGAGCACTATCTTCCATCCAGGGAGTGGCCCCTGATGGGGCTGATGTTCACCTCATCGTTCGAGAG GTGGCCATGACCGACATCTGCCCAGCAGGGCCCATCCAGGCTGTGGAGATTCAAGTGGAAAGCTCCTCTCTGGCCGACATGTGCAGGGCGCACCATGCCGTCATCGGGCGCATGCAG ACGATGGTGACAGAACAGGCTGCCCAGGGCTCCAGTGCTCCTGATCTGCGTGTGCAGTATCTCCGCCAGATCCATGCCAACCACGAG ACGCTGCTGCGGGAGGTGCAGACCCTGCGTGACCGGCTCTGTACGGAGGATGAGGCCAGCTCCTGCGCCACCGCCCAGAGGCTGCTGCAGGTGTACCGGCAGCTGCGACACCCTAGCCTTGTCCTGCTGTGA
- the FAAP100 gene encoding Fanconi anemia core complex-associated protein 100 isoform X2: MAGAAPRVRYMAGFCCPLGGLAASKPRVLCHKTEVFLSTGRELVYVYDQEGGLLTAAFRFPDQVWHLELLAPRRLLYALCARRGLYCLSLDRSGRSRSTSQDDRDSEDSDQPCPVITVDPDACVLPDAALCAFTVLDSLLVTLVQGPARWKMQLFERPSPGEDPRPGGQISEVELSTYTPPAGVPGKPAAPHFLPVLCCVSPSGSRVPHNLGGSGGFSLEDALFGLLFGADATLLQSPVVLCGLPDGQLSCVILKALVTSSSAPGDPNGLVKILHHLEEPVIFIGALKTESQAAEAAENLLPDEDVHSDCLVALGHLGRMLAIKASWDESGKLVPELREYRLPGPVLCATCGGGGLVYHSTPSDLCVVDLSRGSTPLSAEQPDEGPGGLPPVLCPASLNICSVVSLSASPRMQEGGTELLALSAKGRLLTCTLDLESEMPGSARMTAESAGRKIKELLSGIGNVSERVSFLKKAVDQRNKALTSLNEAMNVSCALLSSGAGPRPISCTTSTTWSRLQTQDVLMATCVLDNRSDFSLDQGWTLCIQVLTSSRALDLDSACSAITYTIPVDRLGPGTQREVTLPLGPGEDGGLDLPVTVSCTLFYSLREVVGGALAPSDSEDPFLDECPSDVLPEQEGVCLPLSRYTVDMLQCLRFPGLAPPHTRAPSPHGPPSDPVATFLEACREPGGQLAGPTSLRAEYLPPSVASIKVSAELLRAALEDGHSGGHDRHLPSRAHPGCGDSSGKLLSGRHVQGAPCRHRAHADDGDRTGCPGLQCS, encoded by the exons ATGGCCGGCGCCGCGCCGCGGGTCCGCTACATGGCGGGCTTTTGCTGCCCTCTCGGGGGCCTGGCGGCGAGCAAGCCCCGCGTGCTGTGCCACAAGACGGAGGTCTTCCTGTCCACCGGGAGAGAGCTCGTCTACGTGTACGACCAGGAGGGCGGGCTGCTGACC GCGGCGTTCCGGTTCCCCGACCAGGTGTGGCACCTGGAGCTGCTGGCGCCGCGCAGGCTGCTCTACGCGCTGTGCGCCCGGAGGGGCCTTTACTGCCTGTCGCTGGACCGCTCGGGCAGGAGCAG GTCTACAAGCCAGGATGACAgggacagtgaggacagtgacCAGCCTTGCCCTGTGATCACTGTGGACCCTGATGCCTGCGTCCTTCCCGATGCTGCGCTGTGTGCATTCACCGTCCTGGACAGTTTGCTGGTCACCCTGGTGCAGGGCCCTGCCCGGTGGAAGATGCAGCTGTTTGAGCGGCCCTCTCCAGGGGAGGACCCCCGGCCAGGAGGCCAGATCAGTGAAGTGGAGCTGTCCACCTACACCCCCCCAGCCGGGGTCCCAGGAAAGCCTGCAGCCCCCCACTTCCTCCCAGTGTTGTGCTGTGTGTCACCGTCAGGCTCCAGGGTCCCACACAACCTCGGGGGCTCCGGCGGCTTCTCGCTGGAGGACGCCCTCTTTGGTCTCCTCTTTGGAGCTGATGCCACCCTCCTGCAGTCACCTGTGGTCCTCTGTGGTCTCCCTGATGGCCAGCTCTCCTGTGTGATCCTGAAGGCCCTGGTCACCTCCAGCTCAGCCCCTGGTGACCCAAATGGTCTTGTCAAGATCCTCCATCACCTGGAGGAGCCTGTCATCTTCATAGGGGCCCTGAAGACAGAGTCACAGGCTGCAGAAGCTGCAGAGAATTTGCTGCCCGACGAGGATGTGCACTCTGACTGCCTGGTGGCCCTTGGTCACCTGGGCCGGATGCTGGCCATCAAGGCCAGCTGGGATGAGTCCGGGAAGCTGGTGCCTGAGCTGCGGGAGTACCGCCTCCCAGGCCCTGTGCTCTGTGCCACCTGTGGTGGGGGTGGCCTCGTGTACCACAGCACCCCTTCTGACCTCTGTGTAGTGGATCTGTCTCGGGGAAGCACCCCACTGAGCGCTGAGCAGCCCGATGAAGGCCCAGGAGGCCTGCCCCCTGTGCTATGCCCAGCCAGCCTGAACATCTGCAGCGTCGTCTCACTGTCTGCGTCTCCCAGGATGCAGGAAG GTGGCACTGAGCTCCTGGCCCTGTCTGCCAAAGGCCGCCTGCTGACCTGCACCCTGGACCTGGAATCAGAGATGCCTGGCTCAGCCAGGATGACTGCGGAGAGTGCAGGCCGGAAGATTAAGGAGCTGCTGTCTGGAATAGGCAATGTCTCTGAGAG AGTATCTTTTCTGAAGAAAGCAGTTGACCAGCGGAACAAGGCCCTGACAAGCCTCAACGAGGCCATGAACGTGAGCTGTGCACTCCTGTCGAGTGGTGCGGGTCCCAGGCCCATCTCCTgcaccaccagcaccacctgGAGCCGCCTGCAGACACAGGACGTGCTGATGGCCACCTGTGTGCTAGACAACCGCAGCGACTTCAGCCTGGACCAGGGTTGGACCCTGTGCATCCAGGTGCTCACCAGCTCCCGTGCCCTCGACCTGGACTCGGCCTGCTCGGCCATCACCTACACCATCCCCGTGGACCGGCTTGGCCCTGGCACTCAGCGGGAGGTGACGCTACCTCTGGGCCCTGGTGAGGATGGCGGGCTCGACCTGCCTGTGACCGTATCCTGCACACTCTTTTACAGCCTCAGGGAGGTGGTGGGCGGGGCCCTGGCCCCTTCGGACTCTGAGGACCCCTTTTTAGATGAGTGCCCCTCCGACGTGCTGCCCGAGCAAGAGGGTGTCTGCCTGCCCCTGAGCAGGTACACGGTGGACATGCTGCAATGCCTGCGCTTCCCTGGCCTGGCCCCGCCACACACACGGGCCCCCTCCCCACATGGCCCCCCAAGTGACCCTGTGGCCACTTTTCTGGAAGCTTGTCGTGAGCCTGGCGGCCAGCTAGCAGGACCCACCTCCCTGCGGGCCGAGTACCTGCCCCCATCTGTGGCCTCCATCAAGGTGTCAGCGGAGCTGCTCAGGGCTGCATTGGAGGACGGCCACTCAG GTGGCCATGACCGACATCTGCCCAGCAGGGCCCATCCAGGCTGTGGAGATTCAAGTGGAAAGCTCCTCTCTGGCCGACATGTGCAGGGCGCACCATGCCGTCATCGGGCGCATGCAG ACGATGGTGACAGAACAGGCTGCCCAGGGCTCCAGTGCTCCTGA
- the FAAP100 gene encoding Fanconi anemia core complex-associated protein 100 isoform X1: MAGAAPRVRYMAGFCCPLGGLAASKPRVLCHKTEVFLSTGRELVYVYDQEGGLLTAAFRFPDQVWHLELLAPRRLLYALCARRGLYCLSLDRSGRSRSTSQDDRDSEDSDQPCPVITVDPDACVLPDAALCAFTVLDSLLVTLVQGPARWKMQLFERPSPGEDPRPGGQISEVELSTYTPPAGVPGKPAAPHFLPVLCCVSPSGSRVPHNLGGSGGFSLEDALFGLLFGADATLLQSPVVLCGLPDGQLSCVILKALVTSSSAPGDPNGLVKILHHLEEPVIFIGALKTESQAAEAAENLLPDEDVHSDCLVALGHLGRMLAIKASWDESGKLVPELREYRLPGPVLCATCGGGGLVYHSTPSDLCVVDLSRGSTPLSAEQPDEGPGGLPPVLCPASLNICSVVSLSASPRMQEGGTELLALSAKGRLLTCTLDLESEMPGSARMTAESAGRKIKELLSGIGNVSERVSFLKKAVDQRNKALTSLNEAMNVSCALLSSGAGPRPISCTTSTTWSRLQTQDVLMATCVLDNRSDFSLDQGWTLCIQVLTSSRALDLDSACSAITYTIPVDRLGPGTQREVTLPLGPGEDGGLDLPVTVSCTLFYSLREVVGGALAPSDSEDPFLDECPSDVLPEQEGVCLPLSRYTVDMLQCLRFPGLAPPHTRAPSPHGPPSDPVATFLEACREPGGQLAGPTSLRAEYLPPSVASIKVSAELLRAALEDGHSGVPLCCATLQWLLAENAAVDVVRARALSSIQGVAPDGADVHLIVREVAMTDICPAGPIQAVEIQVESSSLADMCRAHHAVIGRMQTMVTEQAAQGSSAPDLRVQYLRQIHANHETLLREVQTLRDRLCTEDEASSCATAQRLLQVYRQLRHPSLVLL, encoded by the exons ATGGCCGGCGCCGCGCCGCGGGTCCGCTACATGGCGGGCTTTTGCTGCCCTCTCGGGGGCCTGGCGGCGAGCAAGCCCCGCGTGCTGTGCCACAAGACGGAGGTCTTCCTGTCCACCGGGAGAGAGCTCGTCTACGTGTACGACCAGGAGGGCGGGCTGCTGACC GCGGCGTTCCGGTTCCCCGACCAGGTGTGGCACCTGGAGCTGCTGGCGCCGCGCAGGCTGCTCTACGCGCTGTGCGCCCGGAGGGGCCTTTACTGCCTGTCGCTGGACCGCTCGGGCAGGAGCAG GTCTACAAGCCAGGATGACAgggacagtgaggacagtgacCAGCCTTGCCCTGTGATCACTGTGGACCCTGATGCCTGCGTCCTTCCCGATGCTGCGCTGTGTGCATTCACCGTCCTGGACAGTTTGCTGGTCACCCTGGTGCAGGGCCCTGCCCGGTGGAAGATGCAGCTGTTTGAGCGGCCCTCTCCAGGGGAGGACCCCCGGCCAGGAGGCCAGATCAGTGAAGTGGAGCTGTCCACCTACACCCCCCCAGCCGGGGTCCCAGGAAAGCCTGCAGCCCCCCACTTCCTCCCAGTGTTGTGCTGTGTGTCACCGTCAGGCTCCAGGGTCCCACACAACCTCGGGGGCTCCGGCGGCTTCTCGCTGGAGGACGCCCTCTTTGGTCTCCTCTTTGGAGCTGATGCCACCCTCCTGCAGTCACCTGTGGTCCTCTGTGGTCTCCCTGATGGCCAGCTCTCCTGTGTGATCCTGAAGGCCCTGGTCACCTCCAGCTCAGCCCCTGGTGACCCAAATGGTCTTGTCAAGATCCTCCATCACCTGGAGGAGCCTGTCATCTTCATAGGGGCCCTGAAGACAGAGTCACAGGCTGCAGAAGCTGCAGAGAATTTGCTGCCCGACGAGGATGTGCACTCTGACTGCCTGGTGGCCCTTGGTCACCTGGGCCGGATGCTGGCCATCAAGGCCAGCTGGGATGAGTCCGGGAAGCTGGTGCCTGAGCTGCGGGAGTACCGCCTCCCAGGCCCTGTGCTCTGTGCCACCTGTGGTGGGGGTGGCCTCGTGTACCACAGCACCCCTTCTGACCTCTGTGTAGTGGATCTGTCTCGGGGAAGCACCCCACTGAGCGCTGAGCAGCCCGATGAAGGCCCAGGAGGCCTGCCCCCTGTGCTATGCCCAGCCAGCCTGAACATCTGCAGCGTCGTCTCACTGTCTGCGTCTCCCAGGATGCAGGAAG GTGGCACTGAGCTCCTGGCCCTGTCTGCCAAAGGCCGCCTGCTGACCTGCACCCTGGACCTGGAATCAGAGATGCCTGGCTCAGCCAGGATGACTGCGGAGAGTGCAGGCCGGAAGATTAAGGAGCTGCTGTCTGGAATAGGCAATGTCTCTGAGAG AGTATCTTTTCTGAAGAAAGCAGTTGACCAGCGGAACAAGGCCCTGACAAGCCTCAACGAGGCCATGAACGTGAGCTGTGCACTCCTGTCGAGTGGTGCGGGTCCCAGGCCCATCTCCTgcaccaccagcaccacctgGAGCCGCCTGCAGACACAGGACGTGCTGATGGCCACCTGTGTGCTAGACAACCGCAGCGACTTCAGCCTGGACCAGGGTTGGACCCTGTGCATCCAGGTGCTCACCAGCTCCCGTGCCCTCGACCTGGACTCGGCCTGCTCGGCCATCACCTACACCATCCCCGTGGACCGGCTTGGCCCTGGCACTCAGCGGGAGGTGACGCTACCTCTGGGCCCTGGTGAGGATGGCGGGCTCGACCTGCCTGTGACCGTATCCTGCACACTCTTTTACAGCCTCAGGGAGGTGGTGGGCGGGGCCCTGGCCCCTTCGGACTCTGAGGACCCCTTTTTAGATGAGTGCCCCTCCGACGTGCTGCCCGAGCAAGAGGGTGTCTGCCTGCCCCTGAGCAGGTACACGGTGGACATGCTGCAATGCCTGCGCTTCCCTGGCCTGGCCCCGCCACACACACGGGCCCCCTCCCCACATGGCCCCCCAAGTGACCCTGTGGCCACTTTTCTGGAAGCTTGTCGTGAGCCTGGCGGCCAGCTAGCAGGACCCACCTCCCTGCGGGCCGAGTACCTGCCCCCATCTGTGGCCTCCATCAAGGTGTCAGCGGAGCTGCTCAGGGCTGCATTGGAGGACGGCCACTCAG GCGTGCCCCTGTGCTGTGCCACCCTGCAGTGGCTCCTGGCTGAAAATGCTGCTGTGGATGTTGTGAGGGCCCGAGCACTATCTTCCATCCAGGGAGTGGCCCCTGATGGGGCTGATGTTCACCTCATCGTTCGAGAG GTGGCCATGACCGACATCTGCCCAGCAGGGCCCATCCAGGCTGTGGAGATTCAAGTGGAAAGCTCCTCTCTGGCCGACATGTGCAGGGCGCACCATGCCGTCATCGGGCGCATGCAG ACGATGGTGACAGAACAGGCTGCCCAGGGCTCCAGTGCTCCTGATCTGCGTGTGCAGTATCTCCGCCAGATCCATGCCAACCACGAG ACGCTGCTGCGGGAGGTGCAGACCCTGCGTGACCGGCTCTGTACGGAGGATGAGGCCAGCTCCTGCGCCACCGCCCAGAGGCTGCTGCAGGTGTACCGGCAGCTGCGACACCCTAGCCTTGTCCTGCTGTGA